The Pseudarthrobacter sulfonivorans genome includes a window with the following:
- a CDS encoding DUF2752 domain-containing protein, with the protein MKARWALHWSQSSSGYLRSGNCIRPCLGILLAVAPVAWVLLILKMNPYLNLAHPCLFRQVSGYACPGCGFTRATHSFITGDWAGIASMNAGFPLFGCLWLWCVLMLLSRQALLSHRIDEAITDVLIAAILAFGVVRNIAMWPWPLPG; encoded by the coding sequence ATGAAGGCGAGATGGGCTCTCCACTGGTCTCAAAGTAGCAGCGGGTACCTCAGAAGCGGGAACTGCATCCGTCCCTGTCTTGGAATTCTCTTAGCCGTTGCACCCGTAGCCTGGGTTCTCTTGATCCTCAAGATGAACCCGTACCTGAATCTGGCGCATCCCTGTCTGTTCCGCCAAGTCAGTGGGTACGCTTGCCCAGGCTGCGGTTTCACAAGGGCAACGCATAGCTTCATAACTGGCGACTGGGCCGGGATCGCCAGCATGAACGCCGGCTTTCCACTCTTTGGATGCCTCTGGCTGTGGTGCGTTTTGATGCTGCTGAGCAGGCAAGCGTTGCTCTCACACCGTATTGATGAAGCCATAACCGACGTCCTCATAGCCGCAATATTGGCATTCGGCGTCGTTCGAAATATCGCGATGTGGCCTTGGCCCCTACCCGGCTAA
- a CDS encoding PKD domain-containing protein, whose amino-acid sequence MRLADETGSPVAGATIKFEVTAGDAFFDRTNTTTMETATNAEGVASASSRYSEAMSGLVAGGNYAGSITVEASVTGSSASFTFDQIHSTVAERLEYVAGRDQELHSPYEVIKPLSVRAVDGDGHPVPDTQIEFVAKDGTANFAWSYPTATITTNQDGVASTSEGGNYYQVLRSGLGPDGYAVAAEIDARLAGADAVPFSIPLAPVESIEILTGDNQEVAGEDFYQPLQAVLRDIHGQALAYRKTTFLVTGEASFTNTGEAQKAFDTSSQWDGTVTVPRYTLRANAGHAASGTSLTVGTSSGGKTTDFHLKVAKQPRAWNLTQEYGGGQTTAIGGAFASPLGVYARDEQGRAAGYAPVTFGIVNGGGAYFEGPNAARVTSLTVEADRYGRAASPVLWSGEAVGGFSVKATTPDFAGELVFDLDVVGQPTSIRIYPETGTTAYPDSSLGWPYAVVTDSDGRPVGNQTVTFTVESGAIGIGRGTDGSEKSRTGITDSNGVAYAGDALYTGAGKTSYGPGALSATLAGGQRADAAYTVVSYPAVKQLLVVGGEGLSAKPGEMFGPVDILADSQTWPYAGYTDVTFELGGSTGSYFVDGQGQRVDGPVTVTASRYGYAQAPTIVAGDTPGSVNLKVSAPSVPDVQVNLSVSGGASSITKISQDGLQALPEDSFGYLSVRVQDEAGNPVSNEEVTFTVREGGASFSGYWWGYCGGQISGNKTLTVRSDAFGQAYTSVALCAEAGPEAPGDVIVDVAAAGIQAESFTFKVKAFPAAAVLETWAQIAPHIKTGDDLYGFPYAYARDSSGNAAGYAQVTFAIEGETEARFKITDPATGAVSLEQQVVLTADRWGNLPSPTIAAGEVRGTFSVTAKSGESNELRWDGLRVVGPVATVSAIAGDGQKLYPNNYTSGLRIVAKDSDGYAVPNQAVTFRLPPELEHRFAYTWSSEVSAMTDANGEAAPGYSHYAGVYVGNTTGPFNVTVEHSGQIYTPFSLEALAFPAANVLDNPGGGNQNVQPNAGFPSRLSARVSNADVAVGIPNVPVTWAIEGSTDAYFVLDNGARTSSAVVTSDAAGYVVSPALFAGSQGGSFMVTATAEGISPAVFDMAVLSSARIMEKISGDGQVVKVGKTFDPVQVVVKDDAGNPVANQRVRFTAETPSRANFAGTFRTYAITDSQGRASSGAITAGTETGGATITAASGTLAPQTFTLTTEPLATPAVLTEATGNQQSATARGVFPVPLGIRALDAEGNPTEQVSVTFTVTDSSGSSFADGSVTYTGTTNADGWIYSPLVNAGASAGTLSIIATADGVAPFAYDLTIKDPNTAPQLELSTSAAAVEVGKAVTYTLDATDADGDALSYTIDFGDGAGVQGSYPSSQTISHAYTQAGSYLVHATVRDAAGSTSTTARISAVLPEPLLADAGEPQQAETGQPLVFDAGRSKPLALIHEFNWDFGDGSTGSGLRAQHVYSAAGEFVVSLTVRNGSEAATSSTTVRVEQASVLPGLAVTVKSGASLLSGAVVTTNLSDGRRVTATSGTDGIAVLRGLPDGGHSVFVSAGGHLPLVVQAVVSGETGAVEAVLTTGDVGSAILDTRTLTIGEITDLGIDPAAPENQQVFESEIHLAVNGEQAAEVPPLQVYWNLDDQVGVRSDPTQPVYWVNSNTTGITIGNYDFAPSTTTVGGQRIVQWLIVPTRGSYLKEFFEARLVVQNLSDAAFTFTKGQAEIALPAGISLAPTSALQTALVPAGDIPGGESTTIYWTLRGDTEGEYNIGATYTGVLEPVGTPVRLEASTERPLKVWGGSALEMEVIADPSAEELHPFRVTVKLRNQTPEGSGIPVYNPAFEVSAGTNYLLAPDVSYKMSAAALLPGEVLEKDFIVYSRGSGDVGVDDDDLRKSFIVSTGGSVEVDYAPVATHSSRTPNSNVDGIWGGLWFDRELTIGWQRSTGAAQYFLYSRNNLESGEWKLVTEGQFSERALVRQLAAASSQLGKYYAVVTQLENGDVTPMHRVLEMPVTPPPHTPETDPDLRISDSTADLQCQDVLFIGAAGSGETLLGSALKDVAKDLVKLRDSGRTYEAVRVDYPAAAVPLVGGDITVDAPDYMSSIESGVIELKRFLANRQEKNCVNEKYVLGGYSQGGIVVSRAISESPGLVPSSKVAGVFLLANGANSPFIGGRTWGTAQYKYGIARPVWQPEVPIHLADHTFSLCDENDLVCDTVATVGEAALERDGTEITKGLGVHTSYKERRETELLKFASLMRDRLMSVAIPEADPHRIEAAGNGQFQTQFTTKTLEGATALWELAGGPLPAGVELKVTPEGAVSGRVPPGFWKFQVSVIGHAWQGQRFLTLEVRAGWAAAVAQIIPETVVAPENLLKPYAVRLLDSAGKAVARAEVEFRIEGPASFTGGSQTYKVLSDAQGYAESVIPVPTAESGTVTATAAVPGKPPVVLQSQVVVPQVLPDGISAVVTPKFLSGKVILEVRVSNSSSEVKSLSLDSLFGAKNLGDIAPGSSSSYEFETGQKQIPQGSVRVTAVGASLSGSQVMNYGAYNTGTEKKQAKATS is encoded by the coding sequence GTGCGACTGGCTGATGAAACTGGTTCTCCGGTGGCGGGAGCCACCATTAAGTTCGAAGTCACCGCGGGCGACGCCTTCTTTGACCGGACCAACACCACCACCATGGAGACGGCCACCAACGCGGAAGGCGTCGCGTCTGCCAGCAGCCGCTACAGCGAAGCGATGAGCGGCCTCGTTGCGGGCGGGAATTACGCGGGCAGCATCACGGTAGAGGCCAGCGTGACTGGCTCCTCCGCATCCTTCACTTTCGACCAGATCCATTCAACGGTTGCAGAAAGGCTGGAATACGTTGCAGGCCGCGACCAGGAGCTTCACAGCCCCTACGAAGTAATAAAGCCGCTCTCAGTTCGCGCGGTCGACGGCGACGGTCATCCGGTTCCTGACACCCAGATTGAGTTTGTCGCCAAGGACGGCACAGCAAATTTCGCCTGGTCATATCCCACCGCAACGATCACGACCAATCAGGATGGCGTGGCCTCCACAAGTGAGGGCGGAAACTACTACCAGGTGCTCCGATCCGGACTCGGCCCTGATGGGTATGCCGTGGCTGCAGAAATTGACGCGAGGCTCGCGGGCGCTGACGCCGTTCCGTTTTCCATCCCGTTGGCTCCCGTCGAGAGCATAGAAATTCTTACCGGTGACAACCAGGAAGTAGCAGGGGAAGACTTTTATCAACCGCTCCAAGCAGTTCTTCGAGATATCCACGGCCAGGCCTTGGCCTACAGGAAAACTACGTTTCTGGTAACCGGTGAAGCCAGCTTCACGAACACAGGTGAGGCCCAGAAGGCCTTTGATACCTCCAGCCAGTGGGATGGCACCGTCACCGTGCCGAGGTACACGCTCCGCGCAAATGCAGGCCACGCGGCGTCGGGCACGTCCCTTACCGTTGGCACCTCGAGCGGCGGCAAGACCACAGACTTCCACCTCAAGGTTGCCAAGCAGCCCAGGGCATGGAACCTGACGCAGGAATACGGTGGAGGGCAGACCACTGCCATCGGCGGAGCTTTTGCTTCGCCGCTCGGTGTCTACGCCCGGGACGAACAAGGCCGGGCGGCGGGGTATGCGCCCGTGACTTTCGGCATCGTCAACGGCGGCGGTGCCTACTTTGAAGGGCCGAATGCTGCCCGGGTCACGTCCCTGACGGTCGAGGCGGACCGTTACGGTCGGGCTGCCTCCCCGGTCCTCTGGAGCGGGGAGGCAGTGGGTGGGTTTAGCGTCAAAGCAACCACGCCCGATTTCGCGGGCGAACTCGTCTTCGACCTCGACGTGGTGGGGCAGCCGACGTCGATCCGGATTTATCCAGAGACCGGCACCACGGCGTACCCCGACTCGAGCCTCGGCTGGCCTTACGCCGTTGTCACCGACAGCGACGGACGGCCCGTGGGCAACCAGACGGTCACCTTCACGGTCGAGAGCGGCGCGATCGGGATTGGCCGCGGCACCGACGGCAGTGAGAAGAGCCGCACGGGCATCACCGACTCCAACGGCGTTGCCTACGCAGGGGATGCTCTTTACACGGGCGCCGGGAAGACTTCCTACGGCCCGGGTGCCCTCAGCGCGACCCTTGCAGGCGGGCAGCGGGCTGACGCGGCGTACACGGTTGTGAGCTATCCGGCCGTCAAGCAGCTGCTGGTGGTTGGCGGCGAAGGCCTCTCGGCGAAGCCGGGTGAAATGTTTGGGCCGGTAGACATCCTTGCCGACAGCCAGACCTGGCCTTACGCCGGCTACACCGACGTGACATTTGAGCTTGGCGGAAGCACGGGAAGCTATTTTGTGGACGGACAGGGCCAGCGGGTGGACGGGCCTGTGACTGTCACCGCGTCGCGCTACGGTTACGCGCAGGCCCCCACCATCGTGGCCGGCGACACACCCGGAAGTGTCAACCTGAAAGTATCCGCACCAAGCGTTCCCGACGTACAGGTCAATCTTTCAGTCAGTGGCGGAGCCAGCAGCATCACCAAGATTTCGCAGGATGGCCTTCAGGCACTTCCCGAGGACAGCTTTGGCTATCTCAGTGTCCGTGTCCAGGATGAAGCCGGTAACCCCGTCAGCAACGAGGAAGTCACCTTCACTGTCCGGGAAGGCGGCGCTTCATTCTCCGGGTACTGGTGGGGTTACTGCGGTGGTCAGATAAGCGGCAACAAAACCCTAACCGTAAGGAGCGATGCCTTCGGGCAGGCATATACGTCCGTGGCGCTTTGCGCTGAAGCTGGCCCTGAAGCCCCGGGCGACGTCATCGTCGATGTCGCCGCGGCTGGGATACAGGCCGAATCCTTCACCTTCAAAGTGAAAGCGTTCCCGGCGGCCGCTGTCCTGGAGACCTGGGCCCAAATCGCACCCCACATTAAGACCGGCGACGACCTCTATGGTTTCCCCTATGCCTACGCACGTGACAGCAGCGGCAATGCTGCAGGCTATGCCCAGGTCACCTTTGCCATCGAAGGAGAAACCGAGGCCCGGTTCAAGATCACCGACCCCGCAACGGGGGCGGTCAGCCTGGAGCAGCAGGTAGTCCTCACAGCAGACCGGTGGGGCAACCTGCCCTCACCGACGATCGCCGCAGGCGAAGTCAGGGGTACGTTCTCGGTTACAGCCAAGAGCGGCGAATCCAATGAGCTGCGCTGGGACGGCCTTCGCGTTGTTGGTCCGGTCGCTACCGTCTCGGCCATAGCCGGTGACGGTCAAAAGCTCTACCCCAACAATTACACGTCCGGGTTGCGCATAGTGGCCAAGGATTCGGACGGGTACGCCGTTCCAAACCAGGCGGTGACCTTCAGGTTGCCACCGGAGCTCGAACACCGGTTCGCTTACACCTGGTCCTCCGAAGTTTCGGCTATGACAGACGCCAACGGCGAAGCGGCACCGGGATACTCCCACTACGCCGGCGTCTATGTGGGTAACACCACCGGGCCATTCAACGTGACTGTGGAGCACAGCGGCCAGATCTATACGCCCTTCAGCCTTGAAGCCCTTGCATTCCCGGCTGCGAACGTGCTGGACAATCCCGGTGGAGGAAACCAGAACGTTCAACCAAACGCTGGCTTCCCTTCACGGCTCTCAGCCCGGGTCTCCAACGCGGATGTGGCCGTAGGCATCCCCAATGTTCCCGTCACCTGGGCCATTGAAGGGTCTACAGACGCGTACTTCGTCCTCGACAATGGCGCGCGAACCTCCTCGGCCGTCGTTACATCGGACGCGGCAGGATACGTGGTTTCACCCGCACTCTTCGCGGGAAGCCAAGGCGGAAGCTTCATGGTTACCGCAACCGCCGAGGGAATATCTCCGGCAGTCTTTGACATGGCCGTCCTCAGCTCCGCGCGAATCATGGAAAAAATCTCGGGCGATGGCCAGGTTGTGAAGGTCGGCAAGACTTTTGATCCGGTACAGGTAGTTGTTAAGGACGACGCCGGAAATCCCGTAGCCAACCAACGCGTCCGTTTCACAGCCGAGACACCCAGCCGGGCGAACTTCGCGGGAACCTTCAGGACCTACGCCATCACCGACAGCCAGGGGCGGGCGAGCTCCGGTGCGATCACCGCAGGAACCGAAACGGGCGGAGCCACCATAACGGCGGCGTCTGGAACTTTGGCACCGCAGACCTTTACGCTGACCACAGAGCCGCTGGCGACGCCAGCGGTCCTGACCGAAGCCACGGGTAACCAACAATCAGCGACCGCACGTGGTGTTTTCCCGGTCCCGCTGGGCATTCGTGCCCTGGACGCCGAGGGCAACCCGACTGAGCAGGTCAGCGTCACCTTCACCGTCACCGACTCGAGCGGGTCAAGCTTCGCCGACGGTTCTGTAACCTACACGGGGACGACGAATGCGGACGGCTGGATCTATTCGCCCTTGGTAAATGCTGGGGCGTCGGCCGGCACGTTGTCGATTATTGCCACAGCAGACGGTGTTGCTCCGTTCGCCTACGACCTCACGATTAAAGATCCCAATACGGCACCGCAGCTTGAGCTGTCCACTTCAGCCGCCGCCGTCGAGGTTGGCAAGGCGGTGACGTACACGCTCGACGCGACCGATGCTGATGGTGATGCACTTTCCTACACCATCGACTTCGGCGACGGCGCGGGCGTCCAGGGCAGTTATCCAAGCAGCCAGACGATCAGCCACGCCTACACCCAGGCCGGCTCTTACCTGGTGCACGCCACCGTACGGGACGCTGCCGGGTCAACTTCCACGACGGCAAGGATCAGCGCAGTCCTGCCGGAGCCTCTGCTAGCCGACGCCGGCGAGCCGCAACAGGCCGAGACCGGCCAGCCGTTGGTGTTTGATGCGGGCCGCTCCAAGCCACTGGCATTGATTCACGAATTCAACTGGGACTTTGGCGACGGCAGTACAGGTAGCGGATTGAGGGCCCAGCACGTGTACTCAGCAGCCGGCGAGTTCGTTGTCTCGCTGACTGTCCGTAACGGCAGCGAGGCAGCCACTTCCTCCACGACGGTCAGAGTCGAACAGGCCAGTGTCCTGCCAGGGCTCGCGGTGACGGTGAAGTCGGGCGCCAGCCTCCTGTCCGGGGCCGTCGTGACCACCAACCTTTCCGACGGCCGGCGCGTTACCGCCACCTCCGGTACGGACGGCATCGCCGTCCTTCGAGGATTGCCCGACGGCGGGCACAGTGTCTTCGTGTCCGCCGGCGGCCACCTTCCCCTTGTGGTGCAGGCGGTTGTTAGCGGCGAAACAGGCGCCGTAGAGGCGGTACTGACAACCGGGGATGTCGGTTCTGCAATTCTTGATACGCGCACGTTGACCATCGGTGAAATAACGGACCTCGGTATCGACCCCGCGGCGCCTGAGAACCAGCAGGTGTTCGAATCTGAAATCCACCTTGCCGTCAACGGCGAACAAGCTGCCGAGGTGCCACCACTTCAGGTCTATTGGAACCTCGACGACCAGGTCGGCGTCCGAAGCGATCCAACGCAGCCGGTCTACTGGGTCAACTCCAACACGACCGGTATCACAATCGGAAACTACGATTTCGCTCCGAGCACCACGACTGTTGGCGGCCAGCGCATCGTGCAGTGGCTGATTGTGCCGACACGTGGCAGCTACCTCAAGGAGTTCTTTGAGGCCCGCCTCGTTGTCCAGAACCTTTCGGACGCGGCGTTCACCTTCACCAAGGGACAGGCTGAAATTGCCCTGCCCGCAGGGATCAGCCTTGCCCCCACGTCGGCCCTGCAGACTGCCCTCGTCCCGGCAGGGGACATCCCGGGCGGCGAAAGCACCACAATCTACTGGACCCTCAGGGGTGACACCGAAGGCGAATACAACATCGGTGCTACTTACACGGGTGTGCTGGAGCCTGTAGGTACGCCGGTCCGCCTCGAGGCCAGCACGGAAAGGCCCTTGAAGGTTTGGGGCGGCTCCGCACTGGAGATGGAAGTGATCGCCGATCCGTCGGCGGAAGAACTTCACCCGTTCCGCGTCACGGTGAAGCTGCGCAACCAAACGCCGGAGGGCTCCGGGATACCGGTCTACAACCCGGCGTTCGAGGTTTCCGCGGGCACGAATTACCTTCTGGCTCCTGATGTCAGCTACAAGATGTCAGCGGCCGCGCTCCTGCCTGGTGAGGTGCTGGAGAAGGACTTTATTGTCTACTCGCGCGGCTCAGGAGACGTTGGGGTTGACGATGACGACCTTCGGAAGAGCTTCATAGTCTCAACCGGTGGAAGCGTGGAGGTTGACTACGCACCCGTAGCGACGCACTCGTCCCGAACGCCGAATTCAAACGTGGATGGCATATGGGGAGGCCTCTGGTTTGACAGGGAGCTGACCATCGGCTGGCAACGCAGCACGGGCGCCGCTCAATACTTCCTGTACTCCCGCAACAACTTGGAGTCCGGGGAGTGGAAGCTGGTGACCGAGGGGCAATTTTCGGAGCGCGCCCTTGTACGCCAGTTGGCTGCCGCCAGCAGCCAACTGGGGAAATACTATGCAGTGGTTACCCAGTTGGAAAACGGCGACGTGACACCCATGCACAGGGTCCTCGAGATGCCGGTGACTCCTCCGCCGCATACTCCCGAGACAGACCCCGACCTCCGCATTTCTGACAGCACAGCGGATTTACAATGCCAGGATGTCCTGTTTATAGGTGCAGCTGGTTCCGGCGAAACGTTGCTGGGATCGGCCCTGAAGGATGTGGCAAAAGATCTGGTGAAGCTACGCGACTCCGGCAGAACATATGAGGCGGTTCGTGTTGACTACCCTGCCGCGGCGGTCCCGCTTGTCGGCGGCGACATAACTGTCGACGCCCCAGATTACATGAGCAGCATTGAATCTGGGGTGATCGAACTCAAGCGCTTCCTGGCTAATCGCCAAGAAAAGAACTGTGTGAACGAAAAGTATGTTCTGGGCGGCTATTCTCAGGGCGGCATCGTTGTCTCACGTGCCATTTCCGAGTCTCCCGGCTTGGTTCCATCGAGCAAAGTCGCTGGGGTCTTCCTCCTCGCGAACGGCGCCAACAGCCCATTCATTGGAGGGCGCACGTGGGGTACGGCCCAATACAAGTACGGGATTGCACGGCCTGTTTGGCAGCCGGAAGTTCCCATCCACCTTGCTGATCACACATTTTCTCTGTGCGATGAGAACGACTTGGTCTGCGACACCGTCGCAACTGTTGGAGAGGCTGCCCTTGAACGTGACGGCACTGAAATCACCAAGGGACTGGGCGTGCACACGAGTTACAAGGAAAGGCGAGAAACGGAACTGCTGAAATTTGCGAGTCTGATGCGTGATCGGCTCATGAGTGTTGCAATTCCGGAGGCTGACCCGCACAGGATTGAAGCGGCAGGCAATGGCCAATTTCAGACTCAATTCACCACCAAAACGCTTGAGGGAGCCACGGCACTTTGGGAACTCGCTGGCGGGCCTTTGCCTGCTGGTGTTGAGCTTAAGGTCACTCCCGAAGGAGCCGTCAGCGGGCGTGTACCGCCGGGCTTCTGGAAGTTCCAGGTGTCAGTGATCGGCCACGCGTGGCAGGGACAGAGGTTCCTCACCCTTGAAGTCCGTGCTGGCTGGGCTGCGGCTGTAGCGCAGATCATCCCGGAGACGGTCGTTGCCCCCGAGAACCTGCTCAAGCCGTACGCGGTGAGGCTGCTGGACAGCGCCGGTAAGGCTGTCGCCCGCGCAGAAGTGGAGTTCCGGATCGAGGGGCCGGCATCCTTCACCGGAGGCTCGCAGACATACAAGGTCCTGAGTGATGCGCAGGGGTACGCCGAGTCGGTTATCCCCGTTCCTACAGCCGAGAGCGGGACCGTGACAGCCACCGCGGCGGTTCCAGGTAAACCACCTGTGGTTCTCCAGTCCCAGGTGGTGGTTCCCCAGGTCCTTCCGGACGGGATTAGTGCTGTTGTAACCCCGAAATTCCTATCTGGAAAGGTGATCCTGGAAGTCAGGGTGTCGAACTCCTCATCCGAGGTCAAATCGCTTTCACTGGACAGTCTTTTTGGGGCAAAAAACCTCGGAGACATTGCACCGGGCTCATCCAGCAGTTACGAATTTGAGACCGGTCAGAAGCAGATCCCGCAGGGATCCGTTCGCGTGACAGCGGTGGGGGCATCGTTGTCGGGATCGCAGGTCATGAACTATGGCGCCTACAACACAGGCACGGAAAAGAAGCAGGCAAAGGCGACTTCATAA
- a CDS encoding sensor histidine kinase: MARGIAAFALLLLLQAASSVTSQTPQAATWWNSMFLWLFLALVAAFAVASVRGRGLTPIAGTLALLVLAGLALWPLAVPQSVPENFGTPWLWSMINVGAAWSAYAFGARKGCLYTLIIGGVFSAVRTTPQGGSGGWLIALEDATFATVLGLIICVAIGILRRAAERADTAADTAIEHYREAASATALSNERLRLDGLLHDSVMTALLTAAHAGSSEERSASSRLAQSALTRLDQQATEASESTPAAVAEIAARIRFTVGSGTAGAIASVTCESPKHLLLPADVVRAVLEATTEAVQNAARHSGANRCDVSITGNRTDGRAKLRVSIKDTGSGFDPGSVSDRRLGIKVSIVGRMEAVGGTAKIITAPRAGTEVRLGWEGVEP; this comes from the coding sequence ATGGCCCGCGGCATCGCAGCCTTCGCGCTTCTGCTGCTGCTTCAGGCTGCCAGTTCCGTGACCAGCCAAACGCCGCAGGCTGCCACGTGGTGGAATAGCATGTTCCTGTGGCTGTTCCTCGCCCTGGTGGCGGCTTTCGCAGTCGCCTCCGTGCGGGGCCGTGGGCTGACGCCCATAGCTGGCACGCTCGCACTGCTGGTCCTTGCCGGTCTGGCACTTTGGCCCTTGGCCGTGCCGCAGTCTGTGCCGGAAAACTTCGGGACGCCCTGGCTGTGGTCCATGATCAATGTCGGCGCGGCGTGGTCTGCGTACGCTTTCGGAGCCCGCAAAGGGTGCCTCTACACGCTGATTATTGGCGGCGTGTTCAGCGCCGTAAGAACAACGCCACAGGGCGGATCCGGCGGGTGGCTGATTGCCCTCGAGGACGCTACATTCGCAACCGTGCTGGGGCTCATCATCTGCGTCGCGATCGGGATACTCCGCCGGGCAGCGGAGCGCGCAGATACAGCTGCGGACACAGCTATCGAGCATTACAGGGAAGCTGCGTCAGCCACTGCTCTCAGCAACGAGCGGCTACGCCTTGACGGCCTGCTACATGACAGTGTGATGACGGCGCTTCTAACGGCGGCCCACGCCGGATCTTCGGAGGAACGCTCGGCCAGCTCCAGGTTGGCGCAAAGCGCCCTAACTCGGCTCGACCAGCAAGCGACGGAAGCTTCAGAATCAACCCCTGCCGCGGTTGCCGAGATTGCTGCCCGGATCCGCTTTACTGTTGGGTCGGGTACGGCAGGTGCGATCGCGAGCGTCACTTGCGAGTCTCCGAAGCACCTGCTCCTGCCAGCCGACGTCGTGAGGGCTGTCCTCGAGGCGACAACGGAAGCTGTGCAGAATGCAGCTCGGCACTCCGGGGCTAACCGCTGCGACGTCAGCATCACCGGAAACCGTACTGACGGGCGCGCGAAACTGAGGGTTTCCATCAAAGACACCGGGTCCGGTTTTGATCCGGGCTCGGTTTCAGACCGTCGCCTCGGGATAAAGGTCTCAATTGTCGGGCGGATGGAAGCTGTTGGCGGCACAGCGAAAATCATCACCGCTCCCCGCGCCGGCACCGAGGTCCGGCTTGGCTGGGAAGGAGTGGAACCATGA
- a CDS encoding MBL fold metallo-hydrolase, whose translation MSEWLDVGADNYVLVTEGSLLNTGLIVGSERAMVVDTGCGPRQGREILDAVREKTSLPLVVVNTHAHYDHFFGNAVFASDGATEFWAHENCAQEIDDHGDLQRRFVGTLEPEMSTGEGENVELVVPNAIVKDQPVLVDLGGITVTLFYLGRGHTDGDLLVGTPTTLFVGDLVEQGAHPSFEDSYPEEWADSLRHISALRHRYEFLIPGHGQPCSDQFVKTMANTMTTAVRQAQQSIRETPTDATKAIPVLPYGPEQSRWFIKRLQETRPLH comes from the coding sequence ATGTCAGAATGGCTCGACGTCGGCGCGGACAACTACGTGCTGGTTACCGAAGGATCACTGCTGAACACCGGCCTAATTGTGGGCTCCGAGCGGGCCATGGTGGTCGATACCGGCTGCGGGCCGCGGCAGGGGCGCGAGATCCTGGACGCGGTGCGGGAGAAGACCTCTTTGCCCCTGGTGGTGGTCAACACGCACGCGCACTACGACCACTTCTTCGGCAACGCTGTCTTCGCATCCGACGGCGCCACCGAGTTCTGGGCACACGAAAACTGCGCCCAGGAGATCGACGACCACGGGGACCTGCAGCGCCGGTTCGTGGGAACGCTGGAGCCGGAGATGTCCACCGGCGAGGGTGAGAACGTGGAACTGGTGGTGCCCAATGCCATCGTCAAGGACCAGCCCGTGCTGGTGGACCTGGGCGGGATCACCGTGACCCTCTTCTACCTGGGCCGCGGCCACACCGACGGCGACCTCCTGGTGGGCACCCCCACCACCCTCTTTGTGGGCGACCTCGTGGAGCAGGGCGCGCACCCGTCCTTCGAGGACTCCTACCCGGAGGAATGGGCCGACTCCCTGCGCCACATCTCGGCCCTGCGCCACCGGTACGAGTTCCTGATCCCCGGCCACGGCCAGCCCTGCAGCGACCAGTTCGTCAAGACCATGGCCAACACCATGACCACAGCCGTGCGCCAGGCCCAGCAGTCCATCCGCGAAACCCCCACCGACGCCACGAAGGCCATCCCTGTGCTGCCCTACGGCCCGGAGCAGTCACGCTGGTTCATCAAGCGCCTGCAGGAGACACGGCCGCTGCACTGA
- a CDS encoding LuxR C-terminal-related transcriptional regulator yields MWNPKLKFFEGCQKTQGARMETVRAGIIDDHEAVRLGFAASATREAESKTPYVQVIGGAPTVDAFLSAGRDICDVVALDLSLADGSQPGDNVPKLTAAGYRILVFTLGDNIGQIQDAIANGAMGVSLKSEPISETFAKLRRIALGETIDSQELAAAIEIDTDFVEASLSDRERECIALYAAGLGQYQVARRMGIAESTVKKNIDRIREKYEAAGRPATTKIDLYRRAVEDGILPPLLPLRKR; encoded by the coding sequence ATGTGGAACCCCAAACTGAAATTCTTCGAAGGCTGCCAGAAGACACAGGGGGCAAGGATGGAAACAGTACGAGCTGGGATTATCGATGACCACGAAGCTGTCCGGCTCGGGTTTGCGGCCTCGGCGACCCGTGAAGCCGAAAGCAAAACGCCCTATGTCCAGGTAATTGGTGGCGCCCCTACCGTTGATGCCTTTCTTAGTGCAGGACGAGACATTTGCGATGTTGTCGCCCTTGACCTATCCCTTGCTGACGGCTCCCAGCCGGGTGACAATGTTCCGAAACTGACGGCCGCCGGCTACAGAATCCTTGTCTTCACACTTGGGGACAACATCGGACAGATTCAGGACGCCATCGCGAACGGAGCTATGGGAGTGTCCCTGAAGTCCGAACCAATTTCCGAGACGTTTGCCAAGCTCCGGCGCATTGCGCTCGGCGAAACGATCGACAGCCAGGAGTTGGCTGCGGCCATTGAGATCGACACAGACTTCGTCGAAGCAAGCCTGTCGGACCGCGAACGCGAATGCATCGCCCTCTATGCCGCAGGCCTGGGCCAATATCAGGTGGCACGGCGCATGGGTATTGCCGAGAGCACCGTGAAGAAGAACATCGACCGTATCCGCGAAAAATATGAGGCCGCCGGGCGCCCTGCCACCACAAAGATCGACCTTTACAGGCGCGCCGTCGAAGACGGCATCCTCCCCCCTCTGCTTCCTTTGCGGAAGCGTTGA